The stretch of DNA TTTCCGGGCTCACTCGGGGGAGGCTTGGGTGGAGGTGGAGTTGTGGCTCACCGGTCAACCCCGTGCCGTGATCTCCGCCCATGATGAGGTGGAAATCCACGTACAACTCACATAGTTATCCACAGGCCCGTGTGGATAACTATGTGGAGTGAATGTGGATGAATTGTGGATAAAAAATTTCGGCCTCGATGCCGTCATTCAACTCCGTAACTTACTATCATTCGCGCAGGTAAAACCGCATTTTCCCGATCAGCTCCTGCGACACGCCGATGCGACCAGGTGATTTGACAAAGTGGGTCTTGCACCCATGCTGGCGAGGGAATGGTTGTGGAGTTGTCCCCAAGTTTTGCGAAGTTATCCCCAACCCTTTACTTGGGGTTGAAACACGTGTGGCCCCGGCGGAAACCGCCAGGGCCACACGTGCGCTGTTGTCGTTGGGCTATGAAATTAGCCGCCGTCGCAGAGTGCCTAGATTAGGCTGCGACGACCTTAAAGTTGATCTTGCCGGTGATGTCATCGTGCAGCTGGACCTTGACCTGGTAAGAACCCAGAGTCTTGATGTGGCCCTTTGGCAGTTCGATGTTGTGCTTGACCAAGGACGGGCCACCGGCCGCCTTGACTGCATCAACGATGTCCTGTGCGGAGACAGAACCGAAAATCTTGCCAGAGTCTGCGGTGCGAACTGCAACCTCAACACCCTCAAGGTTGTCGAGTTGGGTGCGCACTTCGCGTGCGTGGTCGATGTCGCGAATAGCGCGAGCTTCCTGGGCACGCTTGATGCCCTCTACCTGCTTTTCTGCACCACGGGTGGCAACGATTGCCAAGCCACGTGGAAGCAGTAGGTTACGTCCGTAGCCGTCCTTGACTTCAACGATGTCGCCTGCGACACCGAGCTTGTCAACGTCGGCGGTGAGGATCAGCTTCATGATCCCTGCCTTTCGTGTGACACCCACCTACAGCCGGACTGCGACGGTAGGTGAAGTGGAAGTTTGTGAAAATTAAAGTTTCTATCTGGGGAATACCTGCTTGACGTCAGCCTTCGCCCCACTTGGGAGTTAGAACGGAGGCTCGTCGTCAACGCCACCAAAACCGCCACCAGCAGGAGGAGCGCTGTTCCACGGGTCGTTTACCGGAGCTGCTTGAGTGCGAGCACCCTGATTGCCACCGGCTGGACCCGATTGGCCACCAAACCCACCTTGGTCGCCGAAGCCACCGCGTGGAGCCTGGCCGCCTTGATTGCCTTGGCCTGCCTGGTTGTAGCCACCCTGGTTGAAGCCGCCGCCTTGGCCACCCTGACTACGGTTGACCTGCGCGGTTGCATAACGCAAAGATGGACCGATTTCATCCACTTCCAATTCAAACACCGTTCGCTTATCGCCCTCGCGGGTTTCATAGGAACGTTGCTTGAGTCGGCCTTGGACGATGACGCGCATGCCCTTGGTTAGGGTCTCCGCGACGTTTTCGGCTGCCTGCCGCCACACGTTGCAGGAAAGGAACAGAGCCTCGCCATCTTCCCACTGATTAGTTTGACGATTCAACGTCCGTGGGGTGGAAGCGATACGGAAATTAGCCACTGGCGCCCCAGCTGGGGTGAAGCGAAGTTCAGGATCGGCAACGAGGTTGCCTACCACGGTAATGACAGTTTCTCCGGCCATGTTGATACCTTTCTGCGTGCGAGCTGCGTAGCGATTTGTGGAATTGCTAGGTTGGCTGTTTCCAGTTTCCCTAATTACGCGTCGACGCGCAGCACCTTGGTGCGCAGGATGTCGTCGTTCAGGTTCAGAAGACGGTCAAGTTCGAGCACCGTTGCGGACTCGCACTTGAGGTCGATGACGGCATAGATGCCTTCATCCTTCTTGTTGATTGGGTAAGCGAGACGTCGCTTGCCCCAGATGTTTACCTTTTCCACGGTGCCGTTTTCTTTACGGACAACCTCAAGGAACTTGTCTAGGGACGGGCCTACAGTGCGCTCGTCCTGTGAAGGATCGAGAATGATCATGAGTTCGTATTGACGCACGGACCTCATCACCTCCTATGGTCTAGTAATTGGAATCGGCCACACCCATCTTTAGGCATGGCAGGAGGGTCGTTGCGTCAGCAACCTGTCAAAGATACCGCACTTCGGACGAAAAACCAATACCGGGTCAGTGCAACCACTGGGTTCCCCAGCCGATGGCCAGGGCGACTGGGATAATCGTCAAGAACAGGAAGGCGAAAGCCACCAGAGTCCAGACTTGTCGGAGCGACTTTTTGTACATGAACGACGCGAACCCGGCCATCATGCAGAGGAAACCGAGGAACACGGATCCAATCATGATGAGCATCTCGGTGTTCGTCATGCCCCACCACCGCGAGCGAATGGCCCTGCCAGCGGGTCACGCCCTTCGTGGGCTAGCGCAACTTTGTCTGCACGCTTGCCCAGGATCGTTGCCACGATTAGGACGCCGATTG from Corynebacterium epidermidicanis encodes:
- the rpsF gene encoding 30S ribosomal protein S6, giving the protein MRQYELMIILDPSQDERTVGPSLDKFLEVVRKENGTVEKVNIWGKRRLAYPINKKDEGIYAVIDLKCESATVLELDRLLNLNDDILRTKVLRVDA
- the rplI gene encoding 50S ribosomal protein L9: MKLILTADVDKLGVAGDIVEVKDGYGRNLLLPRGLAIVATRGAEKQVEGIKRAQEARAIRDIDHAREVRTQLDNLEGVEVAVRTADSGKIFGSVSAQDIVDAVKAAGGPSLVKHNIELPKGHIKTLGSYQVKVQLHDDITGKINFKVVAA
- a CDS encoding single-stranded DNA-binding protein, whose translation is MAGETVITVVGNLVADPELRFTPAGAPVANFRIASTPRTLNRQTNQWEDGEALFLSCNVWRQAAENVAETLTKGMRVIVQGRLKQRSYETREGDKRTVFELEVDEIGPSLRYATAQVNRSQGGQGGGFNQGGYNQAGQGNQGGQAPRGGFGDQGGFGGQSGPAGGNQGARTQAAPVNDPWNSAPPAGGGFGGVDDEPPF